A genome region from uncultured Roseibium sp. includes the following:
- a CDS encoding YggT family protein, giving the protein MLAILNVVMMALNIYVYVVIASAIFSWLYAFNIINSSNQFVAMIGQVLYNLTEPVLRPIRRFMPNLGGVDISPIILLLGIFLIQNVIILYIAPNVY; this is encoded by the coding sequence ATGCTGGCAATTCTCAACGTTGTTATGATGGCGCTGAACATCTACGTCTATGTGGTTATCGCCAGCGCGATTTTTTCCTGGCTCTACGCGTTCAACATCATCAATTCCAGCAATCAGTTTGTCGCAATGATCGGGCAGGTGCTCTACAATCTGACCGAACCGGTGCTTCGTCCCATCCGCCGCTTCATGCCGAATCTCGGTGGTGTCGATATCTCGCCGATCATCTTGCTGCTCGGCATCTTCCTGATTCAGAACGTCATCATTCTCTACATCGCTCCAAACGTCTATTAA